A genomic region of Spea bombifrons isolate aSpeBom1 chromosome 9, aSpeBom1.2.pri, whole genome shotgun sequence contains the following coding sequences:
- the METTL25B gene encoding methyltransferase-like protein 25B, which produces MSGFQHLSLNQKKQLAADITRVLSLYGFIADSYVIEFFSDNLWATLPQSWRLALSDLPSPQLADQLLSNIKNVCYRSVWPLSLLALKATAHALSFPRTLSHEVGDVNSKTPKEFLENHCQSSMLDPLFRKHVKPKKQHEIRQLGKLVKKLSNLTGCDEVVDIGSGQGHLSRFLAFGQGLSVTAIEADKNLVDMAMKFDQHLIYMLQKEQSRLTKNNAHKLTGTVSSKPPKHVFAFVDPKASWGDLVTKFREASSVETEEHGGVQTSHLVSPDDGQTSQNQVIATVDSESNQQELGTSQKTCPHNDVTLREDLCPCDALNTANQWQFTHTNKFVLTGLHACGDLSVATLRHFVRCPNVVGVTSVACCYMKLTTCELPNPPGVLFASNTSDIADTNTQYGYPLSSWVSQLQGHKLSYKAREVACHAIEDYTERLRGESTILRTHCYRAVLETLIRSVDPNMKRAGVQTIKKAHELSFKEYAKRGLKKIGLDPCAPLCESSVERMLSQQQNVVAFFSLALLLAPLVETLILLDRMIFVHEAGFHCDLIPLFKPQFSPRNLVLVAAKTKAHAGSLIEEIKTIL; this is translated from the exons ATGTCCGGATTTCAGCATCTGTCTTTAAACCAGAAGAAGCAGCTTGCCGCGGACATCACTCGGGTGCTTTCTCTCTACGGCTTCATCGCAGATTCTTATGTTATA GAGTTTTTCAGTGATAATCTTTGGGCGACGTTGCCACAGTCGTGGAGGCTAGCATTGTCCGACCTGCCTTCTCCGCAGTTAGCAGATCAGCTGCTGTCCAATATTAAGAATGTCTG ctATAGGTCGGTTTGGCCTCTAAGTCTACTGGCACTCAAGGCAACAGCCCATGCCTTGAGTTTCCCGCGCACCCTGTCACACGAAGTTGGGGACGTGAACAGTAAAACGCCAAAGGAATTCCTTGAAAATCATTGCCAGAGCTCAATGTTGGACCCTCTGTTCAGGAAGCACGTGAAGCCAAAAAAACAGCATGAAATTCGGCAACTTGGAAAG CTGGTAAAAAAGTTAAGCAACCTTACGGGCTGTGATGAAGTGGTGGATATCGGCTCTGGCCAG GGTCACCTGTCACGCTTTCTAGCATTTGGCCAAGGCCTGTCTGTCACAGCAATAGAAGCCGACAAGAATCTGGTGGACATGGCAATGAAGTTCGATCAGCATCTGATATATATGCTGCAGAAAGAGCAATCGAGATTAACAAAG aacAATGCTCACAAACTTACCGGCACCGTCTCATCCAAACCACCCAAACACGTGTTCGCGTTTGTGGATCCCAAGGCATCATGGGGAGATCTTGTGACCAAGTTCAGAGAAGCTTCCTCAGTAGAAACAGAGGAACATGGCGGAGTCCAGACATCTCATTTGGTGTCTCCAGATGATGGGCAAACTTCTCAGAATCAAGTCATCGCCACTGTTGACTCGGAGAGCAACCAGCAAGAGCTCGGCACCTCACAAAAAACCTGTCCCCATAATGATGTCACTTTGAGAGAAGACTTGTGTCCTTGTGATGCTCTTAACACGGCGAACCAGTGGCAATTCACTCATACTAACAAGTTTGTGCTGACAGGACTCCATGCATGTGGTGACCTCAGCGTGGCCACTCTACGACACTTTGTGCGGTGTCCCAATGTCGTGGGTGTCACTTCAGTCGCTTGTTGTTACATGAAACTAACCACGTGTGAATTACCAAATCCTCCCGGAGTCCTGTTTGCCTCTAACACCAGTGACATTGCGGATACAAACACACAGTACGGGTACCCCTTGAGCTCTTGGGTGTCTCAGCTTCAGGGTCACAAGTTGTCTTACAAAGCCCGAGAGGTGGCCTGCCATGCAATAGAAGACTATACGGAGAGACTTAGAGGTGAAAGCACGATTCTACGCACTCACTGCTATAGAGCTGTGCTAGAGACTCTCATTCGCAGTGTAGACCCAAACATGAAACGAGCAGGCGTCCAAACGATCAAAAAGGCCCATGAGCTTTCCTTCAAAGA ATATGCCAAAAGGGGGCTGAAAAAAATAGGGCTGGACCCCTGTGCACCCCTATGTGAGTCGTCCGTGGAAAGGATGCTGTCCCAGCAGCAGAATGTGGTGGCCTTCTTTAGTCTTGCCCTGCTGCTGGCACCGTTAGTGGAAACGCTTATACTGTTGGACAGAATGATCTTTGTGCACGAGGCAG gatttcACTGTGATCTCATCCCATTATTTAAACCTCAGTTTTCCCCGAGGAATCTTGTGCTGGTTGCTGCTAAGACGAAAGCTCATGCCGGAAGTCTTATAGAGGAAATTAAGACAATTCTGTAG